A portion of the Staphylococcus felis genome contains these proteins:
- a CDS encoding phosphocarrier protein HPr, with amino-acid sequence MEQQSYVIIDETGIHARPATMLVQTASKFDSDIQLEYNAKKVNLKSIMGVMSLGVGKDAEITIYADGSDESEAIKAITEVLSKEGLTK; translated from the coding sequence ATGGAACAACAATCATATGTAATTATCGACGAGACAGGGATTCATGCTCGCCCAGCAACAATGTTAGTACAAACAGCTTCAAAATTTGATTCTGATATTCAATTAGAATACAATGCTAAAAAAGTTAACTTAAAATCAATCATGGGTGTTATGAGTTTAGGTGTTGGTAAAGATGCAGAGATCACTATTTATGCTGACGGTAGCGACGAATCTGAAGCGATTAAAGCGATTACTGAAGTATTAAGTAAAGAAGGACTTACAAAATAA
- a CDS encoding TetR/AcrR family transcriptional regulator gives MQNVSIEDARIVKTKNDIEKAMITLLTEKSYDKITVKDICTEAEISRATFYNQFNDKNDFVKKYRMTVIKKITRVIANDDRKNQVALFKKLLSLITQQDELFLLLISMNGSPEVQETFKMMIRENAKKNILKYIDFQFQTKQEVHYFAVFMSNAIFGIIQEWVRSGRQESIEELINIINKITPVNFK, from the coding sequence ATGCAGAATGTTTCCATTGAAGATGCGCGAATTGTAAAAACTAAAAATGATATAGAAAAAGCAATGATTACATTACTTACTGAAAAAAGTTATGACAAAATAACTGTAAAAGATATATGTACCGAAGCTGAAATATCACGCGCAACTTTCTATAACCAATTTAACGATAAAAATGACTTTGTTAAAAAGTATCGTATGACAGTAATCAAAAAGATTACAAGAGTAATTGCTAATGATGATAGGAAAAATCAAGTAGCCCTGTTTAAAAAATTACTTTCTCTTATCACTCAACAAGATGAGCTCTTCCTATTGCTAATCTCTATGAATGGCTCTCCAGAAGTGCAAGAAACTTTTAAAATGATGATCCGTGAAAATGCTAAGAAAAATATATTAAAGTATATAGATTTTCAATTTCAAACTAAGCAGGAAGTTCATTACTTCGCAGTATTTATGAGCAATGCAATCTTTGGCATTATTCAGGAATGGGTTAGAAGTGGCAGACAAGAAAGTATAGAGGAGCTCATTAACATCATCAATAAGATCACCCCTGTGAATTTTAAATAA
- a CDS encoding class I SAM-dependent rRNA methyltransferase gives MKTAILNKGKEDKYFNQYPLIEEEDIFRSHNLKEGDLFYLMTSTDVYIATCYVGRQHKGLGWVLSYDKDEQINRTFFHNKFELALEERQYFYHIDGTNAFRLFNGEGDGVGGLTIDNYDGHLLIQWYSEGIYAFRDDVINAIKSVFNYRSIYEKTRFKNDNIHSGFVLGESAEFPIVIEENHTFYNVDLDEGPMTGIFLDQKEVRKKLRDYYSHERKVLNLFSYTGAFSVIAAKEAVETTSVDLANRSRTLTEENFGINAIDPNTQKIFVMDTFDFYKYALRHNLKYDTIVIDPPSFARNKKKTFSVMKDYSKLIKGALDILAYNGSLILSTNHSMYSLKAFKNMAKRVLDEAGVDYTVDEVMGLPKDFKTHPHYKPSKYLKVIFITVKH, from the coding sequence ATGAAAACGGCTATTTTAAATAAAGGAAAAGAGGATAAATATTTTAATCAATATCCTTTGATTGAAGAAGAAGATATCTTTCGAAGTCACAATTTGAAAGAAGGTGATCTATTCTACTTGATGACGTCGACAGATGTATATATCGCGACATGTTACGTAGGACGACAGCATAAAGGATTGGGTTGGGTGCTGAGTTATGATAAGGATGAGCAAATCAATCGCACATTCTTTCACAATAAATTTGAACTGGCACTTGAAGAGCGTCAATACTTTTATCATATTGATGGAACGAACGCGTTTCGATTATTCAATGGAGAAGGTGACGGTGTCGGTGGGTTAACAATTGATAATTACGATGGCCATTTACTGATTCAGTGGTATTCTGAAGGGATTTATGCATTTAGAGATGATGTGATCAATGCGATAAAATCAGTATTTAATTATCGTTCCATTTATGAAAAGACACGATTTAAAAATGACAATATTCATTCGGGCTTTGTTTTAGGAGAGAGTGCTGAGTTTCCAATTGTCATTGAAGAAAATCACACCTTTTATAATGTCGATTTAGATGAAGGCCCAATGACCGGAATCTTTTTGGATCAAAAAGAAGTCAGAAAAAAATTAAGAGATTATTATTCACATGAACGAAAAGTATTAAATTTATTTAGTTATACAGGTGCTTTCTCTGTGATAGCTGCAAAGGAAGCCGTCGAAACGACAAGCGTTGATTTAGCCAATCGTTCAAGAACATTAACTGAAGAGAATTTTGGTATCAATGCAATTGACCCTAATACTCAAAAGATTTTTGTAATGGATACGTTTGATTTCTATAAATATGCACTTCGCCATAACTTGAAATATGACACGATTGTAATAGATCCACCAAGTTTTGCTCGAAACAAAAAGAAAACTTTTTCTGTAATGAAAGATTATAGCAAGTTGATTAAAGGAGCGTTAGATATTTTAGCATACAATGGCAGCCTCATTTTAAGTACTAATCATAGTATGTACAGCCTTAAAGCATTTAAAAATATGGCAAAACGTGTGCTTGATGAAGCAGGCGTAGACTATACCGTAGATGAAGTGATGGGGTTACCAAAAGATTTCAAAACACATCCACATTATAAGCCATCAAAATATTTAAAAGTTATTTTTATAACAGTCAAGCATTAA
- a CDS encoding IS3 family transposase (programmed frameshift): MTRERRTFSPEFKLQMVKLYENGKPRNEIAREYDLTPSALGKWIKQHQNTGSFNHQDNLTNEEKELRKLRKENQQLKMENDIFKASSADHGTKIDVIRKNANKYSVSAMCKVLQISRSSYYYEINKSPNVEKDDRDKEISDKIIEIFNSNRKCFGTRRIKNELIKNGLNVSRRRIGRIMKANKLVSSYTTSKYKSFPSRSSEREINNELNQSFNRKEPLEVLVSDLTYVKVAGKWHYICLFIDLFNREIVGHSAGSKKDSTLVSKALSSIRHDLRDVQMFHTDRGKEFDNHMIDDVLDTFGIKRSLSMKGCPYDNAVAESTFKALKTEFIKQYDFKSINHLKLELFDYVNWYNNIRPHSALNYLTPKAYKDSFYKNCLEIC; the protein is encoded by the exons ATGACAAGAGAAAGAAGAACTTTTAGTCCTGAATTTAAATTACAAATGGTAAAGCTTTATGAAAATGGTAAGCCTAGAAATGAAATTGCTCGTGAATATGATTTAACACCTTCGGCGTTAGGGAAATGGATTAAGCAACATCAAAATACTGGTTCATTTAACCATCAAGATAACTTAACTAATGAAGAAAAAGAACTAAGAAAATTACGTAAAGAAAATCAACAATTGAAAATGGAAAATGATATTT TTAAAGCAAGCAGCGCTGATCATGGGACGAAAATAGATGTCATTCGAAAGAATGCCAATAAATATTCAGTATCAGCAATGTGCAAAGTCCTGCAAATCTCTAGAAGTAGTTACTATTACGAAATTAACAAATCACCCAACGTTGAAAAAGATGATCGAGATAAGGAAATTAGCGATAAAATTATCGAGATTTTCAATTCTAATCGCAAATGTTTTGGAACAAGAAGGATTAAAAATGAACTTATCAAAAATGGTTTAAATGTCTCAAGACGACGTATAGGACGCATTATGAAAGCAAATAAATTAGTATCTTCTTATACGACATCGAAGTATAAATCATTTCCTTCTCGCTCAAGTGAACGCGAAATCAATAATGAATTAAATCAAAGTTTCAATAGAAAAGAACCATTGGAAGTTCTTGTCAGTGATTTGACATATGTAAAAGTGGCTGGAAAATGGCATTACATATGTTTATTTATTGATCTTTTTAACCGTGAGATTGTTGGGCATAGCGCAGGCTCAAAGAAAGATAGCACGCTTGTATCCAAGGCACTTAGTAGCATTAGACACGATTTAAGAGACGTACAAATGTTTCACACTGACAGAGGAAAAGAGTTTGATAATCACATGATTGATGATGTACTAGATACCTTTGGTATCAAAAGATCTTTAAGCATGAAAGGATGTCCATATGACAACGCAGTAGCTGAAAGTACATTTAAAGCGTTAAAAACTGAATTCATTAAACAGTATGATTTTAAATCTATTAATCACTTAAAACTCGAATTGTTTGATTATGTTAATTGGTATAACAACATTCGACCTCATAGTGCATTAAATTATCTGACGCCGAAAGCGTACAAAGATAGTTTCTATAAAAACTGTCTAGAAATCTGTTGA
- a CDS encoding cytochrome d ubiquinol oxidase subunit II, translating into MDYGMIGIGVLWLFLFGYIIVAAIDFGAGFFSLHARLTGEDHRINGLIERYLNPVWEVTNVFFVFFFVGIVGFFPDTAYYYGTVMLIPGSIALILLAVRGSFYAFENYGQDQKLSWLMIYGLSGLFIPAALSTALTISEGGYIIRDSQNKIDLNWEELFLSPFGWAVVFLAIISVLYISSGFLTFYAYRAKDWDAYHLLRKWFLMWGAPMIAIALFVFLSLRVQNKGHFESAVYDYGWLFVLSIIAFIIAGLLTYFKKAHGIAFLFVVIQMGTAFFGYGLSKLPYILYPYVKINDAVTNDSMAIVLIIAFICGLLLLLPSLYLMLKLFVLDKDYVRGRK; encoded by the coding sequence ATGGATTATGGAATGATAGGAATAGGTGTACTCTGGCTGTTTTTATTTGGATATATTATCGTTGCAGCCATTGACTTTGGAGCTGGATTTTTCTCATTGCATGCGAGATTAACAGGTGAAGATCATAGAATCAACGGATTAATTGAACGCTATTTAAACCCAGTATGGGAAGTAACGAATGTATTTTTTGTATTTTTCTTTGTAGGAATTGTAGGTTTTTTTCCTGATACAGCTTACTATTATGGAACAGTCATGTTAATTCCGGGATCTATCGCTTTAATACTCCTTGCTGTACGTGGTTCTTTTTATGCATTTGAAAACTACGGTCAAGACCAAAAGTTGTCTTGGCTTATGATTTATGGCTTGTCTGGGTTGTTCATTCCAGCAGCTTTATCTACAGCGTTAACGATTTCTGAAGGCGGGTATATTATTCGAGATAGCCAAAATAAGATTGATTTAAATTGGGAAGAACTCTTTCTAAGTCCTTTTGGCTGGGCTGTTGTGTTTTTAGCAATTATTTCTGTTTTATATATTTCATCAGGTTTTTTAACATTTTATGCCTATCGTGCAAAAGATTGGGATGCTTATCACCTCTTGCGTAAGTGGTTTTTAATGTGGGGTGCGCCGATGATTGCTATTGCTTTATTTGTATTTCTATCTTTAAGAGTTCAAAATAAGGGGCATTTTGAATCAGCTGTTTATGATTATGGTTGGTTATTTGTATTAAGTATTATAGCTTTTATCATCGCTGGCTTATTGACCTATTTCAAAAAAGCACATGGCATTGCGTTTTTATTTGTCGTGATACAAATGGGAACAGCATTTTTTGGTTATGGATTGAGTAAATTACCTTATATTTTATATCCATATGTTAAAATAAATGACGCCGTTACCAATGATAGTATGGCTATTGTCTTGATTATAGCATTTATATGTGGTCTATTATTACTGTTGCCCTCACTGTATCTTATGCTTAAACTTTTTGTGCTTGACAAAGACTATGTGAGAGGAAGAAAATAG
- a CDS encoding ABC transporter ATP-binding protein codes for MESKSIANLSHTVKVYDKRTVLNDVSLSVNSGEILGIIGPSGSGKTTLIKCLLGMENLNSGLATILDTTMPNRKILGRIGYMGQSDALYENLSAYENLMFFGNLIGLKGKQLEKMIDENLQLVKLSDFKKKLVNTFSGGMKRRLSLAITLLGHPELIILDEPTVGIDPSLRKDIWEQLKILSQQGKGVIVTTHMMDEAEKCDLVGLIIDGKLFEIGTPETLKEKFNVTSIEEVFLKAEVRDDA; via the coding sequence ATGGAATCAAAATCAATCGCAAATCTATCTCATACTGTAAAAGTATACGATAAACGTACAGTCCTGAATGATGTGTCATTATCGGTAAACAGTGGAGAAATATTAGGTATTATAGGACCTTCAGGCTCAGGAAAGACCACATTGATTAAATGCTTACTCGGTATGGAAAATTTAAATAGTGGATTAGCGACAATACTAGATACCACAATGCCGAACAGAAAAATATTAGGACGCATAGGATATATGGGACAAAGTGATGCGTTATACGAGAATTTAAGTGCTTATGAGAATTTAATGTTCTTTGGTAACCTTATTGGTTTAAAAGGAAAACAATTAGAAAAAATGATTGATGAGAATTTACAACTCGTAAAGTTAAGTGATTTCAAGAAAAAGTTGGTCAATACGTTCTCAGGCGGAATGAAACGTAGACTATCTCTTGCAATTACGTTATTAGGACATCCAGAACTGATTATCTTGGATGAACCTACTGTAGGAATTGATCCAAGTTTAAGAAAAGATATTTGGGAGCAATTGAAAATATTATCTCAACAAGGTAAAGGTGTTATTGTTACAACACATATGATGGATGAAGCCGAAAAATGTGATTTAGTGGGTCTTATTATTGATGGGAAATTATTTGAAATAGGAACACCTGAAACATTAAAAGAAAAATTTAATGTAACATCTATCGAAGAGGTATTCCTAAAAGCGGAGGTGAGAGATGATGCTTAG
- a CDS encoding ABC transporter permease, with protein sequence MLRFNAMLKRVVKEIIRDKRTLALMMVAPMLILSLMYFVFNSNNEQNLKIGIDHTVPSKIVDVMSTKDIDYKHYQERTAKTHIKNDNLDAYIQFHNKKIKVTYKNEDPTKTAQIKMIVNQSLVGEKMNLLTDNMQVMKEALKTQSKTLQEVLPPQAKIKMMQQMKQPEMTKPTQYEIENAYMYGDADGTFFDKIFPVLIGFFVFFFVFLISGIALLRERTTGTLNRLIATPIKRSEIVLGYLVGFGIFAVVQTLIIVTFAIFVLDLHIEGNILWVFITNILLALVALSMGIFVSTFANSEFQMIQFIPIVVIPQVFFSGIIPIEQLASWVKSLSMIFPLTYGGKALTAVMVRGEGLEGIWMQLLILIGFMIIFTILNIIGLKRYRKI encoded by the coding sequence ATGCTTAGATTTAATGCAATGTTAAAACGAGTTGTAAAAGAAATCATTAGAGACAAACGTACACTTGCGTTAATGATGGTCGCACCGATGCTGATTTTATCACTGATGTATTTTGTATTTAATTCAAATAACGAACAAAATTTAAAAATAGGAATAGATCACACAGTACCATCAAAAATAGTTGATGTCATGTCAACAAAAGATATTGATTATAAACACTATCAAGAGAGAACAGCGAAAACACATATCAAAAATGATAATTTAGACGCTTATATTCAATTTCATAATAAGAAAATAAAAGTAACATATAAAAATGAAGATCCAACGAAAACGGCCCAAATAAAAATGATTGTAAACCAATCACTTGTAGGTGAAAAAATGAATTTACTTACTGATAATATGCAAGTGATGAAAGAAGCATTAAAAACACAATCAAAAACACTTCAAGAAGTGTTACCACCGCAAGCAAAGATAAAAATGATGCAGCAAATGAAACAGCCAGAAATGACTAAACCAACACAATACGAAATTGAAAATGCATATATGTACGGTGATGCAGACGGAACATTCTTTGATAAAATCTTTCCTGTGCTAATCGGTTTCTTCGTATTCTTCTTTGTATTTTTGATTTCAGGGATAGCGTTATTGAGAGAAAGAACAACAGGGACATTAAACCGATTAATCGCCACGCCTATTAAGCGCAGTGAAATTGTACTTGGTTATTTAGTTGGATTTGGGATATTTGCAGTTGTCCAGACATTGATAATCGTGACGTTTGCGATATTTGTATTAGACTTGCATATTGAAGGGAATATTTTATGGGTGTTTATAACGAATATCTTATTAGCACTTGTTGCATTATCCATGGGTATCTTTGTATCAACATTTGCCAATTCTGAATTTCAGATGATTCAATTCATCCCGATAGTTGTAATACCACAAGTGTTCTTCTCAGGGATTATTCCGATAGAACAGTTAGCAAGTTGGGTGAAATCACTATCAATGATTTTCCCATTAACATATGGCGGCAAAGCACTTACGGCGGTAATGGTAAGAGGCGAGGGGTTAGAGGGTATATGGATGCAATTACTCATACTAATCGGGTTTATGATAATATTTACCATATTAAATATTATAGGGTTGAAACGATATAGAAAAATATAG
- a CDS encoding potassium channel family protein produces MDKEYVVIGLGRFGGSIVRELNALDMDVMAIDSDENRVDEYSDIATHAVVADTTDEAVMKSLGIRNFDHVIVAIGENIQASTLTTLILKELGVKKVTAKAQNDYHAKILNKIGADTVVHPERDMGRRIAHNVASATVLDYLELSDEHSIVEMKATESMAGQTLVDLDIRANYGINIIAIKRRKEIIVAPDPSMALEFDDILIMIGHDNDLTRYEKKIAH; encoded by the coding sequence ATGGATAAGGAATACGTAGTTATTGGATTAGGCCGTTTTGGTGGCAGTATTGTACGTGAATTAAATGCATTAGATATGGATGTAATGGCTATTGATAGTGATGAGAATCGCGTTGATGAATATAGTGATATTGCAACGCATGCGGTGGTTGCAGATACAACTGATGAGGCTGTAATGAAAAGTTTGGGAATACGAAACTTTGATCACGTGATTGTTGCAATCGGAGAAAATATTCAAGCAAGTACTTTAACAACGCTAATCTTAAAAGAGTTAGGTGTAAAAAAAGTAACTGCCAAAGCCCAAAATGATTATCACGCCAAGATTTTAAATAAGATCGGTGCAGACACTGTCGTTCATCCTGAGCGTGATATGGGACGCCGTATTGCTCATAATGTTGCGAGTGCTACTGTACTGGATTACTTAGAGCTATCAGATGAACATTCTATTGTTGAGATGAAAGCAACTGAGTCGATGGCAGGACAAACACTAGTAGATTTAGATATACGCGCTAATTACGGCATTAATATTATTGCAATTAAGCGTCGAAAAGAAATTATTGTAGCACCTGATCCGAGTATGGCATTAGAGTTTGATGACATACTCATTATGATAGGTCATGACAATGACTTAACGCGTTATGAAAAGAAAATAGCACATTAG
- a CDS encoding DUF697 domain-containing protein, translating to MKFSNKIAQSVGNKVLNIDEITQKDQLPQTIEDLNQRRKYAENIVKKKALLSSSATLVPVPGFDFGVDVKLMRDIIEDINKIYGLDHKQVNKLSDDVKNRIYVAAGIQGSQLIGKKVTNGIVKIFIRDLAKRTAAKQTRWFPLVGQAVSASISYYFMTKLGKEHIQKCEDVAKALV from the coding sequence ATGAAATTTTCGAATAAAATTGCACAATCTGTTGGAAATAAAGTATTAAATATAGATGAAATTACGCAAAAAGATCAATTACCCCAAACAATCGAAGACCTCAATCAAAGAAGAAAATATGCTGAGAATATTGTTAAGAAGAAAGCACTCTTGTCTTCTAGTGCGACACTTGTTCCGGTACCGGGCTTTGATTTTGGTGTAGATGTTAAATTAATGAGAGATATTATTGAAGATATCAACAAAATATATGGTTTAGATCATAAGCAAGTTAATAAACTTTCAGATGATGTAAAAAACAGAATATATGTTGCAGCAGGCATTCAAGGGAGTCAGTTGATAGGTAAAAAAGTTACAAACGGTATAGTAAAAATATTTATCAGAGATTTAGCAAAACGCACAGCTGCAAAGCAAACACGCTGGTTTCCGTTGGTTGGACAAGCAGTTTCAGCGTCTATTAGTTATTATTTTATGACTAAGCTAGGTAAAGAACATATTCAGAAGTGTGAAGACGTTGCTAAAGCTTTAGTTTAA
- a CDS encoding glutaredoxin family protein: MPHITIYTQDDCPPCTFIKNYLSEHQINFEERHISNHNYRNEMINYDAFSTPFIVLDGEPMYQVDLDKINQKFGIKS; the protein is encoded by the coding sequence ATGCCACACATTACAATTTATACTCAAGATGATTGCCCACCTTGTACTTTTATTAAAAACTATCTCTCTGAACATCAAATCAACTTTGAAGAAAGACACATTTCAAATCACAATTATCGAAATGAAATGATTAATTATGATGCGTTTTCGACACCCTTTATAGTTCTTGATGGCGAACCGATGTATCAAGTCGATTTAGATAAAATCAATCAAAAGTTCGGTATCAAGTCTTAG
- a CDS encoding cytochrome ubiquinol oxidase subunit I: MDAVDISRFLTAMTLAVHIIFATIGVGMPLFFAIAEFLGIKKKNDKYIALAKRWSKGYTITVAVGVVTGTIIGLQLSLLWPTFMRIGGHVIALPLFMETFAFFFEAIFLSIYLYTWSRFKNQWIHFFLSIPVIIGGTFSALFITSVNSFMNTPAGMEMRDGRMVNVDPVEAMFNASFMVRSFHVVATAIMTMAFILASIAAFKLLKNKVLKDREYHKSALKITMVVGLIFSMLSMLAGDLSAKFLHEHQPEKLAAYEWHFETESHADLVLFGVLDESSQEVKGAIKIPGALSFLSDNRFSTEVKGLNEFPQEEIPPLIVHYFFDLMVIFGIFCFVISAIYVLSLFIKRIKSDHKWLLYATILTGPAAMLAIEFGWFLTELGRQPWIVRGILKVQDAATQASGLTFVTILFAILYFVLLFSATFVLLRMFKDQPAYKDIRALELKRGEQ; encoded by the coding sequence ATGGATGCAGTGGATATTAGCCGGTTTTTAACTGCTATGACACTGGCTGTTCATATTATTTTTGCAACAATTGGTGTGGGGATGCCTTTATTTTTTGCTATTGCTGAATTTTTAGGGATTAAGAAAAAGAATGATAAATATATTGCATTGGCTAAACGTTGGTCTAAAGGGTATACAATTACTGTTGCAGTTGGTGTTGTAACAGGGACCATTATTGGATTGCAACTTTCATTATTATGGCCTACTTTTATGCGTATAGGAGGTCATGTTATAGCATTACCACTTTTTATGGAAACATTTGCTTTCTTTTTTGAAGCGATTTTCCTTAGTATTTATTTATATACGTGGAGTCGATTTAAGAATCAATGGATTCACTTTTTCCTAAGTATTCCAGTGATTATTGGTGGAACGTTTTCAGCACTCTTTATTACTTCTGTGAATTCGTTTATGAATACACCTGCTGGTATGGAAATGAGAGATGGAAGAATGGTTAATGTCGATCCAGTTGAAGCGATGTTTAATGCTTCATTTATGGTTCGCTCTTTTCATGTTGTCGCTACAGCAATTATGACGATGGCTTTTATTTTAGCAAGTATTGCAGCATTTAAATTGCTGAAGAATAAAGTCCTTAAAGATCGTGAATATCACAAGTCAGCATTAAAAATAACAATGGTAGTTGGCCTGATTTTTTCTATGTTATCTATGTTAGCGGGAGACCTTTCAGCCAAATTTTTACACGAACATCAGCCAGAAAAACTTGCAGCATATGAATGGCATTTTGAGACTGAATCGCATGCAGATTTAGTATTATTCGGTGTTTTGGATGAATCATCCCAAGAAGTCAAAGGTGCCATTAAAATACCAGGGGCACTTAGTTTCTTATCCGATAATCGTTTTTCAACAGAGGTTAAAGGGTTAAATGAATTCCCTCAAGAAGAAATACCACCGCTCATTGTACATTATTTCTTTGATTTAATGGTAATTTTTGGTATTTTCTGTTTTGTGATTTCAGCAATCTATGTTTTATCATTATTTATTAAGCGAATTAAATCAGATCATAAGTGGTTATTATATGCCACAATTTTAACAGGCCCTGCAGCAATGTTAGCTATTGAGTTTGGATGGTTTCTAACAGAGCTCGGACGTCAACCTTGGATTGTTAGAGGTATTTTAAAAGTTCAAGACGCTGCGACACAAGCAAGTGGTTTAACTTTTGTAACTATATTATTTGCGATATTGTATTTTGTATTGTTATTTTCTGCTACTTTTGTTCTATTACGAATGTTCAAAGATCAACCGGCTTACAAGGATATTCGAGCATTGGAACTTAAGAGGGGTGAACAATAA
- the ptsP gene encoding phosphoenolpyruvate--protein phosphotransferase — MSDIIKGIGASDGVAIAKAYLLVEPDLSYSSEKTDNPDAEVSQFKDAIQQSKVELTKIRNNAEVQLGADKAAIFDAHLLVLDDPELIQPIESKIKDEQASAPHALTEVTQNFITIFESMDNEYMKERAADIRDVSKRVLAHLLGVELPNPSIVDESVIIVGNDLTPSDTAQLNKQYVQGFVTNIGGRTSHSAIMSRSLEIPAVVGTKTITDSVQQGDMMIVDGLTGDVIINPTDDEVRAYQHKRETFFADREALKQLRDEPSKSKDGKHVELAANIGTPDDLAGVKDNGAEGIGLYRTEFLYMGRDKMPSEDEQFEAYKKVLEEMDGKRVVVRTLDIGGDKELPYLNLPEEMNPFLGYRAIRLCLDQPDIFRPQLRALLRASTYGKLNIMFPMVATVQEFRDAKQLLLEEKENLKNEGVDVSDDIELGIMVEIPSTAALADVFAKEVDFFSIGTNDLIQYTMAADRMSERVSYLYQPYNPSILRLVKQVIEASHKEGKWTGMCGEMAGDETAIPLLLGLGLDEFSMSATSILKARRLIQNLSTTEMTQLADRAVNCATVDEVVELVKDATSNLNS; from the coding sequence ATGTCTGATATTATTAAGGGAATTGGCGCTTCTGATGGTGTTGCCATTGCCAAAGCATATTTACTTGTAGAACCTGATTTAAGTTATAGCAGTGAAAAAACCGATAATCCTGATGCAGAAGTATCTCAATTCAAAGATGCGATTCAACAATCAAAAGTTGAATTAACAAAAATTAGAAATAATGCAGAAGTACAACTTGGTGCCGATAAAGCGGCTATTTTTGATGCGCATTTACTCGTTTTAGATGATCCAGAACTGATTCAACCGATTGAAAGTAAAATCAAAGATGAACAAGCGAGCGCGCCACATGCACTCACTGAAGTAACTCAGAACTTTATTACCATTTTTGAATCTATGGATAATGAATATATGAAAGAGCGTGCTGCAGATATTCGTGACGTATCTAAACGTGTACTTGCACATTTATTAGGTGTCGAATTACCGAATCCGAGTATTGTTGATGAAAGCGTTATTATTGTAGGGAATGATTTAACGCCTTCAGATACTGCTCAGCTCAATAAACAGTATGTCCAAGGCTTTGTGACAAATATTGGTGGACGTACATCTCACTCAGCGATTATGAGTCGTTCATTAGAAATTCCAGCTGTAGTAGGAACTAAAACAATTACTGACTCTGTCCAACAAGGAGATATGATGATTGTTGATGGCTTGACTGGAGATGTGATTATTAATCCAACTGATGATGAAGTACGTGCTTATCAACATAAGCGAGAAACATTTTTCGCTGATCGTGAAGCATTAAAGCAATTGCGTGACGAACCATCAAAATCTAAAGATGGCAAACATGTTGAACTTGCTGCAAACATTGGTACACCTGATGATTTGGCAGGTGTGAAAGACAACGGTGCTGAAGGTATTGGATTATATCGTACTGAATTTTTATATATGGGGCGCGATAAGATGCCGTCAGAAGACGAGCAATTTGAAGCCTATAAAAAAGTTTTAGAAGAAATGGACGGCAAACGTGTTGTCGTGCGTACATTAGATATTGGTGGAGATAAAGAATTACCATATCTTAACTTACCTGAAGAGATGAATCCTTTCTTAGGATACCGTGCGATTCGTTTATGTTTAGATCAACCTGATATTTTCCGTCCACAATTACGAGCGCTTTTACGTGCTTCAACATACGGAAAGTTGAACATTATGTTCCCAATGGTTGCGACTGTTCAAGAGTTTCGTGATGCTAAACAGTTACTATTAGAAGAGAAAGAAAACCTTAAAAATGAAGGTGTTGATGTAAGTGATGATATTGAATTAGGTATCATGGTTGAGATTCCATCGACAGCTGCTTTGGCTGATGTATTTGCTAAAGAAGTTGATTTCTTTAGTATCGGGACAAATGACCTTATTCAATATACGATGGCTGCTGATCGTATGTCAGAGCGTGTTTCATACTTGTATCAACCATACAATCCTTCTATCTTAAGACTTGTTAAACAGGTAATTGAGGCTTCTCACAAAGAAGGAAAGTGGACTGGAATGTGCGGAGAGATGGCTGGAGATGAGACAGCTATTCCGTTATTACTTGGTTTAGGACTTGACGAATTTTCAATGAGTGCAACTTCAATCTTAAAAGCACGTCGTTTAATTCAAAATTTAAGTACAACTGAGATGACACAACTCGCAGATCGTGCTGTGAATTGCGCAACTGTAGATGAAGTTGTGGAATTAGTTAAGGATGCAACTTCGAATCTTAACAGTTAA